One window from the genome of Streptomyces sp. NBC_01476 encodes:
- a CDS encoding ABC transporter ATP-binding protein, with translation MSTPLPVAGPALVRRAAWREAVTDRRALGGILLLNALAAAAGLAGPWLLGTIVNTVKTSTGPRAVATVDRLALLIVAATLVQTVLARYALLLGARFGERAAARIRERFVDRTLALPASVVEHAPAGDLTVRGTTDVDTVSTALSTAAPEVFIASVQALFIVVAVLVLDPLLGVCGLSCLAVIAVVLRWYLRRARTGYLAEGAANSVLADVLATTAAGARTVEALGLQRQRLDAAEAAIEKARGTRLRTLRLRSVLFPAVDISYVLPVVGVLLVGAVRYRQGAVGLGAVVAAAVYLRQLMGPLDTILVWVERLQSSAASYARVEGLAAVPPAPPPTEDVPAGDRIEVAGVRYAYQRSGDVLHGVDLSVRPGERLAVVGPSGAGKSTLGRLLAGIDRPRTGSVTAGGVPVADLPPDRLRRQIVLIAQEHHVFHDTLRDNLLIAHPTASDARLLGALEAVDAHWAGELPDGLDTRLGGAGHHLDGPRAQQLSLARVILADPHTVILDEATALLDPAAARTTERALAAALRGRTVIAIAHRLQTAHDADRIAVMAAGVITELGTHAELLAADAGYATLWHSWHGP, from the coding sequence ATGAGCACACCGCTGCCGGTCGCCGGCCCCGCGCTGGTCCGCCGTGCCGCCTGGCGCGAAGCGGTCACCGACCGGCGGGCGCTGGGCGGCATCCTGCTGCTCAACGCGCTTGCCGCGGCGGCCGGTCTGGCCGGGCCGTGGCTGCTGGGCACCATCGTGAACACCGTCAAGACCTCGACCGGGCCGCGGGCGGTCGCCACCGTGGACCGGCTCGCGCTGCTGATCGTCGCGGCGACGCTGGTCCAGACCGTGCTGGCGCGGTACGCGCTGCTGCTCGGCGCGAGGTTCGGCGAGCGGGCCGCCGCCCGGATCCGCGAGCGGTTCGTGGACCGCACCCTCGCGCTGCCCGCCTCGGTCGTCGAGCACGCTCCCGCGGGTGACCTCACGGTACGCGGCACCACTGATGTCGACACCGTCTCCACCGCGCTGAGCACCGCGGCGCCCGAGGTCTTCATCGCCTCGGTGCAGGCGCTGTTCATCGTCGTCGCGGTACTGGTGCTCGACCCGCTGCTGGGGGTGTGCGGGCTGTCCTGTCTGGCCGTCATCGCCGTCGTGCTGCGCTGGTACCTGCGCCGGGCCCGTACCGGCTACCTCGCCGAGGGCGCCGCGAACTCGGTCCTCGCGGACGTGCTCGCCACCACCGCCGCGGGCGCGCGCACGGTCGAGGCGCTCGGGCTCCAGCGGCAGCGCCTGGACGCGGCGGAGGCGGCGATCGAGAAGGCCAGGGGGACCAGGCTGCGGACGCTGCGGCTGCGGTCCGTGCTCTTCCCGGCGGTGGACATCTCCTACGTGCTGCCGGTCGTCGGGGTCCTGCTGGTCGGCGCGGTCCGCTACCGGCAGGGGGCCGTCGGCCTGGGCGCCGTCGTCGCCGCGGCGGTCTACCTCCGGCAGCTGATGGGGCCGCTGGACACCATTCTGGTGTGGGTCGAGCGACTGCAGAGCAGTGCGGCCTCCTACGCGCGGGTGGAGGGACTGGCCGCCGTGCCGCCGGCCCCGCCGCCCACCGAGGACGTCCCGGCCGGTGACCGGATCGAGGTGGCGGGCGTCCGCTACGCCTACCAGCGCTCCGGTGACGTGCTGCACGGCGTCGACCTCTCGGTCCGGCCCGGTGAACGGCTCGCCGTCGTCGGCCCGTCCGGCGCCGGGAAGTCCACGCTCGGCCGGCTGCTGGCCGGGATCGACCGGCCGCGCACCGGTTCGGTGACGGCCGGCGGGGTCCCGGTGGCGGATCTGCCGCCGGACCGGCTGCGCCGCCAGATCGTGCTGATCGCCCAGGAGCACCACGTCTTCCACGACACGCTCCGCGACAATCTGCTGATCGCCCACCCGACCGCGTCCGACGCGCGGCTGCTCGGCGCGCTGGAGGCGGTGGACGCCCACTGGGCCGGCGAACTCCCCGACGGCCTCGACACCCGGCTCGGCGGCGCGGGCCACCACCTCGACGGTCCGCGGGCGCAGCAGCTCTCGCTGGCGCGGGTGATCCTCGCCGACCCGCACACGGTGATCCTCGACGAGGCGACCGCCCTGCTGGACCCGGCGGCGGCCCGCACCACCGAACGCGCCCTGGCGGCGGCGCTGCGCGGACGCACCGTCATCGCCATCGCCCACCGTCTGCAGACCGCCCACGACGCGGACCGGATCGCCGTGATGGCCGCGGGCGTGATCACCGAACTCGGCACCCACGCCGAACTCCTGGCAGCGGACGCCGGCTACGCAACCCTCTGGCACTCCTGGCACGGCCCCTGA